In Populus nigra chromosome 1, ddPopNigr1.1, whole genome shotgun sequence, one genomic interval encodes:
- the LOC133682440 gene encoding wall-associated receptor kinase-like 1 has product IEDGAAVVKGPIMSSNCSGRQSGPPVNLEGSPFFFSFGNLFIAVGCNIRALLTEIGPQVSGCDSTCVPYYNQTTIIYGQEINSLCSGKHCCVARAPYRMQVFYPSLETKNESQDSSGCKLTFLADQEWVAFSDINNPQVFHDREYVPVVLAWVMDYKLWKYDPKTMSCKYFLLENSLTLAYECSCRKGYEGNPYLGCVGKVNV; this is encoded by the coding sequence ATTGAAGATGGTGCTGCCGTCGTCAAAGGTCCAATTATGTCCTCCAATTGTTCCGGTAGGCAATCCGGTCCACCTGTGAACTTGGAGGGAagtcctttctttttctccttcggTAATCTGTTCATTGCAGTCGGCTGCAACATCCGTGCTCTCTTGACAGAGATTGGGCCCCAAGTCAGTGGATGTGACTCAACATGCGTTCCCTACTATAATCAAACAACCATTATTTATGGGCAAGAAATCAATAGTCTCTGTTCTGGGAAGCACTGCTGCGTAGCCAGAGCTCCTTATAGGATGCAGGTTTTTTATCCAAGTCTAGAAACTAAAAATGAGAGTCAAGACAGCAGTGGATGCAAGCTTACTTTTCTAGCAGACCAAGAGTGGGTTGCGTTCTCCGATATAAACAATCCGCAAGTGTTTCATGATCGGGAATATGTTCCGGTGGTGCTGGCTTGGGTGATGGATTACAAGCTTTGGAAATATGACCCCAAGACCATGAGTTGCAAATATTTCCTTCTCGAGAACTCTTTGACTTTAGCATACGAATGTTCTTGCCGGAAAGGTTATGAGGGCAACCCTTACCTTGGGTGCGTAGGTAAAGTTAATGTTTAA
- the LOC133682444 gene encoding probable CCR4-associated factor 1 homolog 11 yields the protein MKSSKPVHLREVWTDNLVYEFFLIKEAISRFPLVALDTEFPGTIFQLNRDKSWLSHATPYENYCLMKWNVDLLKIIQLGMALSDSHGNLPSFGTEFHYAWQFNFRDFNIKHDHHNEESIGLLERQGIDLKKNREKGIDSSDFERLILSLLILTKRELPSDMRSFLGMMRFFFGVRVYDTKFMMGCISGLHGGLERVAMLLGVERITGSRHQAGSDSLSSLQTFVRFKESCAKIDLEKLNGYEGMMFGLCEGWLGFTYAPDTFMGTLV from the exons ATGAAGAGCAGCAAACCAGTACATCTGCGCGAAGTCTGGACAGACAACCTCGTATATGAGTTTTTTCTAATCAAAGAAGCGATCTCTCGCTTCCCCTTGGTTGCTTTGGACACAGAATTCCCTGGTACTATCTTTCAATTAAATCGTGACAAGAGTTGGCTGTCTCATGCCACTCCCTATGAAAACTACTGTCTCATGAAGTGGAATGTTGATCTCttgaaaataattcaacttgGGATGGCTCTTTCTGATTCACATGGAAATCTTCCAAGTTTCGGAACAGAATTCCACTATGCGTGGCAGTTTAATTTCCGGGATTTCAATATCAAGCACGATCATCACAATGAAGAGTCTATTGGGTTACTTGAACGCCAAGGTATTGATTTGAAGAAGAACAGAGAGAAGGGTATTGATTCCTCAGATTTTGAAAGGCTGATTTTGAgtttgttg ATTTTAACTAAACGAGAGTTGCCAAGTGATATGCGGTCTTTTTTGGGGATGATGAGGTTTTTCTTTGGGGTTCGAGTTTATGATACAAAATTCATGATGGGATGCATTAGTGGCTTGCACGGTGGATTGGAGAGGGTGGCTATGTTACTTGGTGTTGAACGAATAACGGGAAGCAGGCACCAGGCAGGATCTGATAGCTTGTCAAGTCTTCAAACATTCGTGAGATTTAAGGAGTCGTGTGCTAAAATTGATCTCGAGAAATTGAATGGCTATGAGGGAATGATGTTTGGACTGTGTGAAGGCTGGTTAGGGTTCACTTACGCACCTGATACATTCATGGGAACTCTAGTTTGA